A single Halarcobacter anaerophilus DNA region contains:
- the modA gene encoding molybdate ABC transporter substrate-binding protein — MLKKILIGSLLSTLFISANADNLKVAAGAGYKKVVMKVIKEYEKSGKKIDGFFGNMRQVSAQAKQTDIALIIGDKNFLLKKSGLNIKEYTPIGEGKVVIAYPKGAKEIKSSNDLLKDEIKKIAMPQPKKAIYGIAGKEFLINEKLYDKVKEKLYIVATVPQSLTYVIAGEVDASILNLTAALENKERIGGYFEVNPNSYSKIEIIAAKTNECNKECKEFLEFLKTPKSKEIFKSYGL, encoded by the coding sequence ATGTTAAAGAAAATTCTTATCGGTTCACTGTTAAGTACCCTTTTTATAAGTGCAAATGCAGATAATCTAAAAGTTGCTGCCGGTGCCGGATATAAAAAAGTAGTTATGAAAGTAATTAAAGAGTATGAAAAAAGCGGCAAAAAGATTGACGGTTTTTTTGGAAATATGAGACAAGTAAGTGCCCAAGCAAAACAGACAGATATTGCTTTAATTATAGGAGATAAAAATTTCTTGCTTAAAAAAAGCGGTTTAAATATAAAAGAGTATACACCAATAGGAGAAGGAAAAGTCGTTATTGCTTATCCTAAAGGAGCAAAAGAGATAAAATCTTCAAATGATTTATTAAAAGACGAGATAAAAAAAATTGCAATGCCTCAACCTAAAAAAGCTATATACGGAATTGCAGGAAAAGAGTTTTTAATAAATGAAAAACTTTATGATAAAGTCAAAGAAAAACTTTATATTGTAGCAACAGTACCTCAATCTTTAACTTATGTAATAGCAGGTGAAGTTGATGCCAGTATTTTAAATCTTACAGCGGCACTTGAAAATAAAGAAAGAATAGGCGGTTACTTTGAGGTTAACCCGAATAGCTACTCAAAGATTGAAATAATTGCGGCAAAAACAAATGAATGCAATAAAGAGTGTAAAGAGTTCTTAGAGTTTTTAAAAACTCCAAAATCAAAAGAGATTTTTAAATCATACGGATTATAG
- a CDS encoding ABC transporter ATP-binding protein translates to MIRIDIKKELHGSTGKMNLDVNVEIKNGDFVALAGVSGSGKTTLLRILSGLENAEGTLKIDNELWLDKNVFLPPQKRKIGFVFQDYALFPNMNVLDNLLYVKKDKELAYYLLGITDLSQLAKRFPNSLSGGQKQRVSLCRALMNKPKLLLMDEPLSALDPHLRTKLQNEILQLHKEFKTTTIMVSHDPSEIYRLSNRVIVLNQGEIIKDGLAKDVLLKTSGSAKFSLEGELLEITKVDVIYVAIVAIGQQIVEVIISSEEASTLKIGQKVNVSTKAFAPMLRQN, encoded by the coding sequence ATGATTAGAATTGATATAAAAAAAGAACTGCACGGCTCAACAGGGAAAATGAATCTAGATGTAAATGTAGAGATAAAAAACGGTGATTTTGTCGCATTAGCAGGAGTAAGTGGAAGCGGGAAAACAACTCTTTTAAGAATTTTATCAGGGCTTGAAAATGCAGAAGGAACTCTAAAAATAGATAATGAGCTTTGGCTTGACAAAAACGTATTTTTACCTCCCCAAAAAAGGAAAATCGGATTTGTATTTCAAGATTATGCACTTTTTCCAAATATGAATGTTTTAGATAATCTTCTTTATGTAAAAAAAGACAAAGAACTTGCATATTATCTTTTGGGGATAACCGATTTGTCACAATTGGCAAAAAGATTCCCAAATAGCCTTAGCGGAGGACAAAAACAAAGAGTCAGCTTGTGCAGAGCTTTGATGAACAAACCGAAACTTCTTTTAATGGATGAACCTTTATCTGCTCTTGATCCCCATTTAAGGACAAAATTACAAAATGAAATTTTGCAATTGCATAAAGAGTTTAAAACAACAACTATAATGGTAAGCCACGATCCAAGTGAAATATATAGACTTAGTAACAGAGTTATTGTCTTAAACCAAGGTGAAATAATAAAAGACGGTCTTGCAAAAGATGTTTTATTGAAAACAAGCGGAAGTGCCAAGTTTTCTTTAGAAGGCGAACTTTTAGAAATAACAAAAGTTGATGTGATTTATGTCGCTATTGTAGCAATAGGACAACAAATAGTTGAAGTAATTATTAGTTCAGAAGAGGCTAGTACTCTAAAAATCGGTCAAAAAGTAAATGTTAGTACAAAAGCATTTGCACCTATGTTAAGACAAAATTAA
- the modB gene encoding molybdate ABC transporter permease subunit, which yields MIEILKAMEFGPFLLSFKLAGITTLILFVISLPLSWYLSQTKSKYKPLLEAVTALPLVLPPSVLGFYILWGLSHNSPIGIFFENLLGYKLVFNFSGLVIASCLYSLPFMVQPLQSGFESVNKNMLEASYISGKSALKTMLRVALPNIKPAFMTATIVTFAHTVGEFGVVLMVGGSIPGETKVASVAIYEFVEIMDYKAAHVYSAIMVIISFLVLLSVYVFNQRQNKKFNGIQG from the coding sequence ATGATTGAAATATTAAAAGCAATGGAGTTTGGTCCATTTTTACTCTCTTTTAAATTAGCGGGAATTACAACTTTGATTTTGTTTGTAATATCATTACCTCTTAGTTGGTACTTATCACAAACAAAATCAAAATACAAACCCTTATTAGAGGCCGTTACTGCTCTCCCTTTGGTTCTACCCCCCTCTGTATTAGGGTTTTATATTTTATGGGGATTGTCTCATAATTCTCCAATTGGAATATTTTTTGAAAATTTATTGGGATATAAATTGGTTTTTAACTTTAGTGGACTTGTAATAGCTAGTTGTTTGTACTCTCTTCCCTTTATGGTTCAGCCTCTACAAAGCGGTTTCGAAAGTGTAAATAAAAATATGTTAGAAGCCAGTTATATAAGTGGGAAAAGTGCCTTAAAAACAATGTTAAGAGTAGCCTTACCTAATATAAAACCCGCATTTATGACGGCAACAATTGTAACTTTTGCCCATACAGTAGGTGAATTCGGTGTTGTTTTAATGGTAGGTGGAAGTATCCCGGGAGAAACAAAAGTTGCATCTGTTGCAATATATGAATTTGTTGAGATTATGGATTATAAAGCAGCTCATGTATATAGTGCTATTATGGTAATTATAAGTTTCTTAGTCCTTTTAAGTGTATATGTTTTCAATCAAAGACAAAATAAAAAATTTAACGGGATACAGGGATGA
- a CDS encoding TOBE domain-containing protein, with product MNKIVATISQIRNIENLNIVEFEFDDTKLKMISLDLNEDTKVGQKVVLTTKPTHIAIAKNLQGELSYSNQILATIEEIDQGELLCVVNSKIDNTDLQSIITTDSAKRMNLKNNDKVILLIKASDMSILEVLND from the coding sequence ATGAATAAAATAGTTGCTACTATTTCACAAATTCGCAATATTGAGAACCTCAATATTGTGGAATTTGAATTTGATGATACAAAACTTAAAATGATAAGTTTGGATTTAAATGAAGATACGAAAGTCGGACAAAAAGTAGTTTTAACTACTAAACCTACTCATATTGCTATTGCCAAAAATCTGCAAGGAGAGTTAAGTTATTCAAATCAAATACTTGCAACTATCGAGGAAATAGACCAAGGGGAACTTCTTTGTGTAGTTAACTCTAAAATTGACAATACAGATTTGCAAAGCATTATTACTACAGATTCTGCAAAACGAATGAACTTAAAAAACAATGATAAAGTTATTCTTTTAATTAAAGCAAGCGATATGTCTATATTGGAAGTGTTAAATGATTGA
- the modA gene encoding molybdate ABC transporter substrate-binding protein: MKKITLVALLLVSSAFADKLNIAVAANVSYAIGELKAEFNKIYPDIEVHETLTSSGKLTAQIKNGAPYDLFMAANMKYPNALYDEGLAVTRPLIYAQGSLAYLSNEKLDYSKGINLVKGADIKKIAIANPKTAPYGKAAVEAMTNGGVYDVAKSKLVFAESISQTVTYALTATDVGFIAKSTLYSDKMKKYKKGINWEDVDPKLYTPINQGIVLLKRAEANPSAAAFYSFMLSSKAKKILNDYGYLVP, from the coding sequence ATTAAAAAAATTACATTGGTTGCATTACTGCTAGTTAGTAGTGCTTTTGCGGACAAATTAAATATTGCAGTTGCTGCAAATGTTAGTTATGCTATAGGTGAGTTAAAAGCTGAATTCAACAAAATCTATCCGGATATTGAGGTTCATGAAACTCTTACAAGTAGCGGTAAATTAACAGCTCAAATTAAAAACGGTGCTCCATATGACCTATTTATGGCAGCAAATATGAAATACCCAAATGCTTTATATGATGAAGGACTAGCTGTAACTAGACCTTTAATTTATGCACAAGGTTCTTTAGCATATTTAAGTAATGAAAAACTTGATTACTCTAAAGGAATTAATTTAGTTAAAGGTGCAGATATTAAAAAAATTGCTATTGCAAACCCTAAAACTGCACCTTATGGAAAAGCCGCAGTTGAAGCTATGACAAACGGTGGTGTATATGATGTTGCAAAAAGCAAATTAGTTTTTGCAGAGTCTATTTCTCAAACCGTAACATATGCACTAACTGCAACGGATGTAGGTTTTATTGCTAAATCAACTCTATACAGCGATAAAATGAAAAAATATAAAAAAGGTATAAATTGGGAAGATGTAGATCCTAAACTTTATACTCCGATTAACCAAGGAATCGTACTTCTAAAAAGAGCAGAAGCAAATCCTAGTGCAGCAGCATTTTACAGTTTTATGTTAAGTAGTAAAGCAAAAAAAATACTTAACGACTATGGATATTTAGTACCATGA
- a CDS encoding TOBE domain-containing protein yields the protein MEISSNLTLELFEQPFLLEKRIDLLFAVQKCGSINKAAKEVPMSYKKAWEAINAMNNLSSTPVVQTETGGKGGGGTSLTEYGENLLKTYVVLKKEQKKFLNNLKNMTDIDTGTLKTIGRLAMQISARNQISGVVEYINEGKVNAEVYIKLKSGYTLVSTITKVAAHNLDLKLGDEATAIFKSSTVLLTTDFTLNISARNKFQGTIEQIHVGEVNSEIVIDIGGSDKIASVITSSSIKNLELKEGSKVSAVIKASDIIVGK from the coding sequence GTGGAGATATCGTCAAACTTGACACTAGAACTTTTTGAACAACCGTTTTTACTGGAAAAAAGAATTGATCTTCTTTTTGCGGTACAAAAATGTGGTTCAATAAACAAAGCTGCAAAAGAGGTTCCAATGAGCTATAAAAAAGCTTGGGAAGCTATAAATGCTATGAACAACTTATCTTCTACCCCTGTCGTTCAAACTGAAACAGGAGGGAAAGGAGGAGGAGGAACCTCTCTTACTGAATATGGAGAAAACCTTCTAAAAACATATGTTGTTCTAAAAAAAGAGCAAAAAAAATTTCTTAACAATTTAAAGAATATGACAGATATTGACACTGGGACTTTAAAAACAATTGGGAGATTAGCTATGCAAATAAGTGCTAGAAATCAAATTAGCGGCGTTGTTGAATATATAAATGAAGGGAAAGTAAATGCTGAAGTTTATATAAAACTAAAAAGTGGTTATACCCTTGTTTCAACAATTACAAAAGTCGCTGCACATAATTTAGATTTAAAGCTAGGAGATGAAGCTACAGCTATATTCAAATCAAGTACCGTGTTATTAACCACAGACTTTACACTAAATATCAGTGCTAGAAATAAGTTCCAAGGAACTATAGAACAGATTCATGTAGGTGAAGTTAATTCAGAAATTGTTATTGATATCGGAGGAAGTGACAAAATTGCTTCTGTTATAACATCAAGCTCAATTAAAAACCTTGAACTAAAAGAGGGTTCAAAAGTCAGCGCTGTAATAAAAGCAAGCGATATTATAGTCGGAAAATAA
- the nifK gene encoding nitrogenase molybdenum-iron protein subunit beta: MQDVEKIVNGQKLFLKPEYQEVLKNKKQFEGAAGAVAPEKVAEIAEWTKSWEYREKNLAREAITVNPAKACQPLGAVMVGLGFENTMPYVHGSHGCVAYFRTYFTRHFKEPTPCVSDSMSESAAVFGGLSNMKDGLRNCNALYKPDMIAVSTTCMAEVIGDDLNAFIISAKEEAEGELDNVLIPHAHTPSFVGSHITGYDNMMKSTLEQLNPTKAEKVVDEERINIIPGFEPYLGSLREIKNIAKLFGDKIIMIGDHEEQWDTGAGKYKLYAGGTKIADAKTAINAKTTISLQKYSTVSTAKTIKNKWKQDYATCNPIGLTGTDEFVMKLSELTGKEVPEELKVQRARLVDAMQDSYPYMHGKKFAIWGDPDFLLGLVSFLVEMGSIPTHIVCHNAPRKGWEDDMKAILAKSNSADECNIWPGKDLWALRSLLFTEPVDFMIGNVYGKELYRDTKIPLIRIGFPIFDRHHLHRYSMSGYEGGINLLTWITNSVLDQLDEETKDIAQTDYFFDSVR, encoded by the coding sequence ATGCAAGACGTAGAAAAAATAGTAAATGGACAAAAACTATTTTTAAAACCTGAATATCAAGAGGTTTTAAAAAATAAGAAACAATTTGAAGGTGCTGCCGGTGCAGTAGCTCCTGAAAAAGTTGCAGAGATTGCTGAATGGACAAAATCTTGGGAATATAGAGAAAAAAATCTAGCTAGAGAAGCTATTACGGTAAACCCTGCAAAAGCTTGTCAGCCTTTAGGTGCCGTTATGGTTGGATTAGGTTTTGAAAACACTATGCCGTATGTTCATGGAAGCCATGGATGTGTTGCATATTTTAGAACATATTTTACTAGACACTTTAAAGAGCCGACTCCTTGTGTATCTGACTCAATGTCTGAATCTGCGGCTGTTTTCGGTGGATTGTCAAATATGAAAGATGGTTTAAGAAACTGTAACGCTTTATATAAACCTGATATGATTGCAGTATCAACTACTTGTATGGCGGAAGTTATCGGTGATGATTTAAATGCATTTATTATAAGTGCAAAAGAAGAAGCTGAAGGTGAATTAGATAATGTTCTTATCCCTCATGCTCACACTCCATCATTTGTAGGTTCTCATATTACAGGTTATGATAATATGATGAAATCAACTTTGGAACAATTAAATCCGACTAAAGCTGAAAAAGTAGTAGATGAAGAGAGAATTAATATTATCCCTGGATTTGAGCCTTATTTAGGTTCTCTAAGAGAGATCAAAAATATTGCTAAACTTTTCGGTGACAAAATCATTATGATCGGTGACCATGAAGAGCAATGGGATACAGGAGCAGGTAAATATAAACTATATGCAGGTGGTACTAAAATTGCAGATGCAAAAACAGCAATTAATGCAAAAACTACTATCTCATTACAAAAATATTCAACAGTTTCAACTGCAAAAACTATTAAAAACAAATGGAAACAAGATTATGCAACTTGTAATCCAATCGGTTTAACAGGTACAGATGAATTTGTTATGAAATTATCAGAATTAACAGGTAAAGAAGTTCCTGAAGAGTTAAAAGTTCAAAGAGCTAGATTAGTTGATGCAATGCAAGATTCTTATCCTTATATGCATGGTAAAAAATTTGCAATCTGGGGAGATCCTGATTTCTTATTAGGTCTTGTATCTTTCTTAGTTGAAATGGGTTCTATTCCAACTCATATTGTGTGTCATAATGCACCGAGAAAAGGTTGGGAAGATGATATGAAAGCTATTTTAGCTAAATCTAACAGCGCTGATGAATGTAACATCTGGCCAGGTAAAGATTTATGGGCATTAAGATCACTATTATTTACTGAACCTGTAGATTTTATGATCGGTAATGTTTACGGTAAAGAGCTTTACAGAGATACTAAAATACCTCTAATTAGAATTGGTTTCCCAATTTTTGATAGACACCATTTACATAGATACTCTATGAGTGGTTATGAAGGTGGAATCAATTTATTAACTTGGATTACTAATAGTGTTTTAGACCAATTAGATGAAGAGACTAAAGATATTGCACAAACAGATTACTTCTTCGATTCTGTAAGATAA
- the nifD gene encoding nitrogenase molybdenum-iron protein alpha chain gives MGPETLESLQKEAIEEVLSAYPAKAAKNRAKHLGVDSPEGEKGACDKTRSNKQTVPGVMSQRGCAYAGSKGVVWGPIKDMIHISHGPIGCGQYSRAGRRNYYIGTTGIDTFVTMNFTTDFNEKDIVFGGDKKLKKALEEIDELFPLNNGVSIQSECPIGLIGDDIQAVAKVHKKETGHQTVAVSCEGFRGVSQSLGHHIANDMIRDYVMPDASHRKDFESTDYDISIIGDYNIGGDAWATRILLEEMGLRVISQWSGDATYKEIANGPKAKLNLLHCYRSMNYISRHMEQEFGIPWMEYNFFGPSKTTASIRKIASFFDESIQEKAEAVIAKYTKMTDEVIAKYRPKLEGKKVMLYVGGLRPRHVIGAYEDLGMEVIGTGYEFAHGDDYKRTKDDIERSTLIYDDVNEYELEEFVKKLRPDLVAAGVKEKYVFQKMGLPFRQMHSWDYSGPYHGYDAFAIFARDMDLAINSPVWGHSKAPWDKEA, from the coding sequence ATGGGACCAGAAACATTAGAGAGTCTACAAAAAGAAGCTATTGAGGAAGTATTATCTGCTTATCCTGCAAAAGCTGCTAAAAACAGAGCAAAGCACTTAGGTGTTGATTCACCCGAAGGTGAAAAAGGTGCATGTGATAAAACACGTTCAAATAAACAAACAGTTCCCGGTGTAATGTCGCAAAGAGGTTGTGCTTATGCAGGTTCTAAAGGGGTTGTTTGGGGTCCAATCAAAGATATGATTCATATCTCTCATGGTCCTATAGGATGCGGTCAATACAGTAGAGCAGGTAGAAGAAACTACTACATTGGAACAACAGGTATAGATACATTTGTTACTATGAACTTTACTACTGACTTTAATGAAAAAGATATTGTATTCGGTGGAGATAAAAAACTTAAAAAAGCTCTTGAAGAGATAGATGAGTTATTCCCTTTAAACAATGGAGTATCTATTCAATCTGAATGTCCAATCGGTCTTATCGGGGATGATATTCAAGCAGTTGCAAAAGTGCATAAAAAAGAGACAGGTCATCAAACAGTTGCAGTTTCATGTGAAGGATTTAGAGGGGTTTCACAATCACTTGGTCACCACATTGCAAATGATATGATCAGAGATTACGTTATGCCTGATGCATCACATAGAAAAGATTTTGAATCAACTGATTATGATATATCGATTATAGGAGATTATAACATCGGGGGAGATGCTTGGGCAACAAGAATTCTTCTTGAAGAGATGGGGTTAAGAGTAATTTCACAATGGTCAGGGGATGCTACTTATAAAGAGATTGCAAACGGACCAAAAGCTAAATTGAACTTACTTCACTGTTATAGATCTATGAACTATATTTCAAGACATATGGAACAAGAATTTGGTATACCTTGGATGGAATATAATTTCTTTGGACCTTCTAAAACAACAGCATCTATTAGAAAAATTGCTTCATTTTTTGATGAATCAATTCAAGAAAAAGCCGAAGCTGTTATTGCTAAATATACAAAAATGACTGATGAGGTTATTGCTAAGTACAGACCAAAATTAGAGGGTAAAAAAGTTATGCTTTATGTTGGTGGGTTAAGACCTAGACACGTTATCGGAGCATATGAAGATTTAGGAATGGAAGTAATAGGAACAGGTTATGAGTTCGCTCACGGTGATGATTACAAAAGAACTAAAGATGATATTGAAAGATCTACTCTTATTTATGATGATGTAAATGAGTATGAATTAGAAGAATTTGTTAAAAAATTAAGACCTGATTTAGTTGCCGCTGGGGTAAAAGAGAAGTATGTATTCCAAAAAATGGGATTACCGTTTAGACAAATGCACTCTTGGGATTACAGTGGTCCATATCATGGTTATGATGCTTTTGCAATTTTTGCAAGAGATATGGATTTAGCTATAAATTCACCTGTATGGGGACATTCTAAAGCTCCATGGGATAAAGAAGCGTAA
- the nifH gene encoding nitrogenase iron protein, whose product MSDLRQIAFYGKGGIGKSTTSQNTLAAMCHYYGKKILIVGCDPKADSTRLILHEKAQSTIMQLASEAGTVEDLELEDVCKPGAAEFHPDDEEITEGYIMCTESGGPEPGVGCAGRGVITAINFLEEEGAYDDELDFVSYDVLGDVVCGGFAMPIREGKAQEIYIVMSGEMMAMYAANNISKGILKYANTGGVRLAGLVCNARMTDREYDLAKHLAQQIGTQMIHFVPRSNHVQRAELRRMTVVEFSPNSDQAMEYKELARKIIENDMKVIPAPLEMDDLENLLMEFGLEEEVDEENLGQKEA is encoded by the coding sequence ATGTCAGATTTAAGACAAATAGCGTTTTACGGAAAAGGTGGGATTGGTAAATCAACTACTTCTCAAAATACATTAGCAGCAATGTGTCACTATTACGGTAAAAAAATTCTTATCGTTGGTTGTGACCCTAAAGCGGATTCAACAAGACTTATCTTACATGAAAAAGCTCAATCAACAATTATGCAGTTAGCTTCTGAAGCCGGTACAGTTGAAGATCTAGAGTTAGAAGATGTATGTAAACCGGGTGCAGCAGAATTTCACCCTGATGATGAAGAGATTACTGAGGGTTATATTATGTGTACTGAGTCTGGTGGTCCTGAGCCAGGTGTTGGATGCGCAGGTAGAGGGGTTATTACTGCAATTAACTTCTTAGAAGAAGAGGGTGCATATGATGATGAACTAGATTTCGTATCTTACGATGTTCTTGGAGACGTTGTTTGTGGTGGATTTGCAATGCCTATTAGAGAAGGTAAAGCTCAAGAGATTTATATCGTAATGTCTGGAGAAATGATGGCTATGTATGCAGCTAACAACATTTCAAAAGGTATTTTAAAATATGCAAATACCGGTGGAGTAAGACTTGCTGGTTTAGTATGTAACGCGAGAATGACAGATAGAGAGTATGATCTAGCTAAACACTTAGCGCAACAAATCGGTACTCAAATGATTCACTTCGTTCCAAGATCTAACCATGTTCAAAGAGCTGAGTTAAGAAGAATGACAGTTGTTGAATTCTCTCCAAATTCTGACCAAGCTATGGAATATAAAGAGTTAGCTAGAAAAATTATCGAAAACGATATGAAAGTTATTCCTGCTCCATTAGAAATGGATGACCTAGAAAACTTATTAATGGAATTCGGATTAGAAGAAGAAGTTGATGAAGAGAACTTAGGACAAAAAGAAGCATAA
- a CDS encoding phospholipase D-like domain-containing protein gives MDLEFPHVIFYYSLIIIREFTIILVLIHMIYKRREPSTMIAWILFIILVPYLAVILYFIFGTRKRRNKYKSEDIHLTKSLSSAEKEYYRVYKNETKGEVEVFVDYVKAYDEFVKSLKEAKKSIYICTYVFKYDEVTQEIIELLEQKAKQKVSIKILIDSLGSLYTYLFQSRLEGLREAGVEIKFFMPIFQIPFRNYINLRNHRKIYIFDNQKVLSGGMNLSNEYFGKEYTDNRWEDILFSCKGSCVEDFFTVFASDWYYASKQRLQFESKTLQTKENTKIRVIPSGPDVKSDFLYETILNEVYLAKKRIWIVTPYFVPNESLSKALIIAKHKGLDIKLITPKNSNHIIADIARSSFMRELADNKIDIKLYNGSMLHAKAILFDDKWAMLGSVNLDNRSLFLNYEVATFVYSPKIIADIESWMNMLLENSTSNMKRASHLRVLFENIMRIVSPQI, from the coding sequence TTGGATTTAGAGTTCCCTCATGTTATTTTTTATTACTCATTAATTATAATAAGAGAGTTTACTATTATACTTGTTCTTATACATATGATATATAAAAGAAGGGAACCAAGTACAATGATAGCTTGGATTTTATTTATAATCTTAGTTCCTTATTTAGCCGTAATTTTATATTTTATCTTCGGTACTAGAAAAAGAAGAAATAAATATAAAAGTGAAGATATTCATTTAACTAAGAGCTTAAGTAGTGCAGAAAAAGAGTATTATAGAGTTTATAAAAATGAAACAAAAGGTGAAGTAGAGGTTTTTGTTGATTATGTTAAAGCTTATGATGAATTTGTAAAATCTCTAAAAGAGGCAAAAAAATCTATTTATATCTGCACTTATGTTTTTAAATATGATGAGGTTACCCAAGAGATTATAGAGCTTTTAGAACAAAAAGCAAAACAGAAAGTTTCCATAAAGATTCTAATAGACTCTTTGGGTTCTTTATATACCTATTTGTTTCAAAGCAGATTAGAAGGATTAAGAGAAGCCGGAGTCGAGATTAAATTTTTTATGCCGATTTTTCAAATTCCTTTTAGAAACTATATAAATTTAAGGAATCATAGAAAAATCTATATTTTCGATAACCAAAAAGTTTTAAGCGGGGGGATGAATCTTTCAAATGAATATTTTGGCAAAGAGTATACAGACAACAGATGGGAAGATATACTCTTTTCATGTAAAGGTTCTTGTGTCGAAGATTTTTTTACGGTATTTGCCTCAGATTGGTATTATGCTTCAAAACAGAGACTTCAATTTGAATCTAAAACTTTGCAGACAAAAGAAAATACCAAGATAAGAGTAATACCAAGCGGTCCTGATGTAAAAAGTGATTTTTTGTATGAAACAATATTAAATGAGGTATATCTGGCAAAAAAGAGGATTTGGATTGTTACTCCCTATTTTGTACCAAACGAGTCTTTGAGTAAAGCTTTGATTATAGCAAAACATAAAGGGTTGGATATTAAACTAATAACACCTAAAAATTCTAATCATATAATTGCTGATATTGCAAGAAGCTCTTTTATGCGTGAACTTGCGGATAATAAAATAGATATAAAACTTTATAACGGTTCTATGCTTCATGCAAAAGCAATACTTTTTGATGATAAATGGGCAATGTTGGGAAGTGTAAATTTAGATAACAGAAGTTTGTTCTTAAATTACGAAGTTGCAACTTTCGTATATTCACCTAAAATAATTGCGGATATTGAAAGTTGGATGAATATGCTTTTAGAAAACTCTACAAGCAATATGAAAAGAGCTTCCCATCTAAGAGTTCTTTTCGAAAATATCATGAGAATCGTTTCTCCTCAAATATAA
- a CDS encoding endonuclease/exonuclease/phosphatase family protein has product MLKPIKTVSSLKHQNIKSKNTLNILCWNVAKLTKKELFKKFFEKLIKDEKLDFLILQEVKSDISKSSAILEDFSFVISPNMQTKKHIYGVMNAFNISCESNQNFLTSKKELKVATHKSILITKHTLNDKDVLVVNIHALNFVSFRDFKYELESLKEELKSYKDSLIVAGDFNTWNRKRVLLLKNFCEELFLQEVTYKEIENIKKVFKNSIDYIFFRGLTLQYSKVIDTNTISDHNPIIASFTI; this is encoded by the coding sequence ATGTTAAAGCCTATTAAAACCGTAAGTTCTTTAAAACATCAAAATATAAAGAGTAAAAATACTCTAAATATTTTATGTTGGAATGTTGCCAAACTTACAAAAAAAGAGCTTTTTAAAAAATTTTTTGAAAAATTGATAAAAGATGAAAAACTAGATTTTCTTATTTTACAGGAGGTAAAAAGCGATATTTCAAAAAGCAGTGCAATTTTAGAAGATTTCTCTTTTGTTATATCTCCAAATATGCAGACCAAAAAACATATTTACGGAGTTATGAATGCTTTTAACATCTCTTGCGAAAGTAATCAAAATTTTCTTACAAGTAAAAAAGAGTTAAAAGTTGCTACTCACAAAAGTATTTTGATTACAAAACATACTTTAAATGATAAAGATGTGTTAGTCGTAAATATCCATGCTCTTAATTTTGTATCTTTTCGAGATTTTAAATATGAACTAGAGAGTTTAAAAGAAGAGTTAAAAAGTTATAAGGACTCTTTGATTGTTGCAGGAGATTTTAATACCTGGAATAGAAAAAGAGTTCTTCTTTTAAAAAATTTTTGTGAAGAGCTTTTTTTACAAGAGGTTACATATAAAGAGATTGAAAATATAAAAAAAGTTTTCAAAAACAGTATAGATTATATATTTTTTAGAGGTTTAACTTTACAATATTCAAAAGTCATAGATACAAATACCATATCAGATCATAATCCTATTATTGCTTCATTTACGATATAA